Proteins co-encoded in one Arachis hypogaea cultivar Tifrunner chromosome 13, arahy.Tifrunner.gnm2.J5K5, whole genome shotgun sequence genomic window:
- the LOC140177782 gene encoding uncharacterized protein, translating into MAEKDQNTFSVTTPLFTWTCCHSERRLTTIRLRHARRRWRELSCERRSPSTLGFAATKTTTAATLSRVGSSAADHRIDLSLVSRSSAARPPQPLSPAIRSNVDHLNVLLLPLVSTFLILSPFFPVIDLTRVSQDLAYLASDADLVILERMKQCITSSEDTSKHSELQDYIEKQKVYLKMID; encoded by the exons atggcg gaaaa AGATCAAAACACATTCTCAGTAACTACCCctcttttcacttggacctgttGTCACTCAGAACGCCGCCTCACCACTATCAGATTGCGCCACGCACGTCGCCGCTGGAGGGAGCTCTCGTGTGAACGCCGTAGCCCCTCCACTCTAGGATTTGCAGCAACAAAGACGACCACCGCAGCCACTCTCTCTCGCGTTGGCAGTAGTGCCGCCGACCACCGCATCGACCTCTCCCTCGTGAGTCGTAGTAGCGCCGCCCGACCACCGCAGCCCCTCTCCCCCGCGATTCGAAGCAACGTCGACCACCTCAACGTCCTTCTTCTCCCTCTCGTTTCTACCTTCTTAatcctttctcctttttttccG GTTATTGATCTTACAAGAGTGTCACAAGATCTTGCTTACCTTGCCAGTGATGCAGATTTGGTCATCTTAGAAAGGATG AAGCAATGTATTACATCATCAGAAGATACGTCCAAGCATTCTGAGCTTCAAGATTACATTGAAAAACAGAAAGTCTACTTGAAGATGATTGATTAA
- the LOC112792325 gene encoding polygalacturonase inhibitor 2 yields the protein MPSFLIKYNKLESIIIMMHSSTIFQICFLLQLVLTPLSASTTQRCHPEDQKALLQIKKDLNNPAALSSWQTTTDCCRHWKWVSCDRGKTHRVNSLSLENIDMNPHPLPMPASVSALPYLTILGFGPGNFTGPIPSSIVNLKSLHTLQITSTLLSGTIPEFLSQITTLTDLSLSFNNLSGEIPASLSRLSHLQSLDLQSNSLSGPIPDIFDSFPNFTFVYLSSNQLSGKIPKSMGNINVTYLYLDNNKLEGDASMLFGSKKDTWTINLANNKKLAFDLGKVEFSYELQILNLSHNEIYGNIPEVLTAVRDLVSVDLSYNNLCGKIPTGLSSIAGASAFAHNKCLCGSPLPSCSRRRSF from the coding sequence ATGCCTTCATTTCTCATCAAATACAATAAACTCGAATCAATCATAATAATGATGCATTCCTCAACCATATTCCAGATCTGCTTCCTCCTCCAACTAGTGCTAACACCACTCTCTGCTTCAACAACACAGCGATGCCACCCTGAAGACCAGAAGGCGCTTCTCCAAATCAAGAAGGACTTGAACAACCCAGCCGCCCTCTCCTCATGGCAGACCACCACCGACTGCTGCCGCCACTGGAAATGGGTGAGCTGCGACAGAGGCAAAACCCACCGTGTCAACTCTCTCAGCCTCGAAAACATAGACATGAACCCCCACCCTCTTCCCATGCCAGCTTCTGTCTCCGCCCTCCCTTACCTTACCATTCTCGGATTCGGCCCCGGCAACTTCACCGGCCCCATTCCAAGCTCCATCGTCAACCTCAAAAGCCTTCACACCCTCCAGATCACCAGCACCCTCCTCTCCGGCACCATCCCGGAGTTCCTGTCCCAAATCACCACCCTCACCGACTTAAGTCTCTCCTTCAACAATCTCTCCGGCGAGATCCCCGCCTCCTTGTCTCGCCTCTCCCACCTCCAATCCCTCGACTTACAGTCCAACAGCCTCAGCGGACCGATCCCGGACATATTCGACTCCTTCCCAAACTTCACCTTCGTGTATCTCAGCTCGAACCAACTCTCCGGGAAGATACCAAAGTCGATGGGGAATATAAACGTGACGTATTTGTACCTGGACAACAACAAGCTAGAGGGTGACGCTTCCATGCTCTTTGGGTCCAAGAAGGACACGTGGACGATAAACCTTGCAAATAATAAGAAGCTGGCCTTTGATCTGGGAAAAGTGGAGTTCTCGTATGAGCTTCAAATATTGAATCTGAGTCACAATGAAATCTACGGGAACATCCCGGAGGTACTAACGGCGGTGAGAGACTTGGTTTCGGTGGACCTGAGCTACAATAATCTGTGCGGTAAAATTCCAACCGGATTGTCCAGTATCGCCGGTGCATCTGCGTTTGCTCATAACAAATGCCTGTGTGGCTCTCCGCTTCCAAGCTGCAGTAGGCGCCGATCATTTTAG
- the LOC112792326 gene encoding polygalacturonase inhibitor 2: MHSSTLFQFCFLLQLVAIALCATQQCHPEDQKALLQIKKDLNNPTALSSWKTTADCCRHWKGVSCDRTKTHRVNFLNLDNIDMKPGHPLSIPPSIATLPYLNTIQLGPANFTGPIPRSLLNLTNLKDLSITSTLLSGTIPEFLSQITTLTDLSLSFNNLSGVIPASLSRLSHLQSLDLQSNSLSGSIPDIFDSFPNFSFLWLSSNQLSGKIPKSMGNINVTYLYLDNNELEGDASMLFGSKKDTWTINLARNKLAFDLGKVEFSNNLQILDLSHNEIYGNIPQQLTTVRDLTSMDLSYNNLCGKIPGGGALSNIVASAYAHNKCLCGSPLPSCTRRRSF, translated from the coding sequence ATGCATTCCTCAACCCTATTCCAATTCTGCTTCCTCCTCCAACTAGTGGCAATAGCACTCTGTGCCACACAGCAATGCCACCCTGAAGACCAGAAGGCGCTTCTCCAAATCAAGAAGGACTTGAACAACCCAACCGCCCTCTCCTCATGGAAGACCACGGCCGACTGCTGCCGCCACTGGAAAGGCGTCAGCTGCGACAGAACCAAAACTCACCGCGTCAACTTCCTCAACCTCGACAACATAGACATGAAACCAGGTCACCCTCTCTCCATTCCTCCCTCCATCGCCACCCTCCCTTACCTTAACACTATCCAATTGGGCCCCGCCAACTTCACCGGCCCAATCCCACGCTCCCTCCTCAACCTCACCAACCTCAAAGACCTCTCCATCACCAGCACCCTCCTCTCCGGCACCATCCCGGAATTCCTGTCCCAAATCACCACCCTCACCGACTTAAGTCTCTCCTTCAACAATCTCTCCGGCGTGATCCCCGCCTCCTTGTCTCGCCTCTCCCACCTCCAATCCCTCGACTTACAGTCTAACAGCCTCAGCGGATCGATCCCGGACATATTCGACTCCTTCCCAAACTTCTCCTTCCTGTGGCTAAGCTCGAACCAGCTCTCCGGGAAGATACCAAAGTCGATGGGGAATATAAACGTGACGTATCTGTACCTGGACAACAACGAGCTGGAGGGTGACGCTTCCATGTTGTTCGGGTCCAAGAAAGACACGTGGACGATAAATCTTGCGCGGAATAAGCTGGCTTTTGATCTGGGAAAGGTGGAGTTCTCCAATAATCTTCAAATATTGGATCTGAGTCACAATGAAATTTATGGGAACATCCCTCAACAACTAACCACAGTGAGAGACTTGACTTCGATGGACCTGAGCTACAACAATCTGTGCGGTAAGATTCCAGGGGGAGGCGCCTTGTCTAATATCGTTGCATCTGCGTATGCTCACAACAAGTGCTTGTGTGGCTCCCCGCTTCCTAGCTGCACTAGGCGCAGATCTTTCTAG
- the LOC112792324 gene encoding polygalacturonase inhibitor 1-like encodes MLNYSSTIFRLCFLLQVLLVVTPLVSAERCHPEDKKALLQIKNDLNNPTALSVWNPATDCCHYNQWKGVTCSAQNHRVFALNLSHIHIHHGPLPIPSSIAALPYLSVIQIMSVSNLIGPIPTSITTLDLNHLQISNISLSGTIPAFLSNLNNLITLELSNCNLSGPIPPSLISRMPNLDGLTLSGNSLNGSIPHSFWSFSNQFLYLDLANNRLSGYIPKSLENQNVAFVFLNDNMFEGDASFLFKSNRSTRIDLSKNKLAFDFGRVESFNDLLIALDLRYNKIYGKIPEAIKSLHVEKFNVSHNNLCSKIPTGGVLSSITDASAYAHNKCLCGTPLLPCSRDS; translated from the coding sequence ATGTTGAATTACTCCTCAACCATATTCCGCTTGTGCTTCCTCCTGCAAGTATTATTAGTAGTAACACCACTAGTATCAGCTGAGAGATGCCACCCTGAAGACAAGAAGGCACTTCTCCAAATCAAGAATGACCTCAACAACCCAACCGCCCTCTCTGTATGGAACCCAGCCACCGACTGCTGCCACTACAACCAATGGAAAGGCGTCACCTGCAGCGCCCAAAACCACCGCGTCTTCGCCCTCAATCTCTCCCACATTCACATCCACCACGGCCCCCTTCCCATCCCTTCCTCCATCGCTGCCCTACCTTATCTTAGTGTTATCCAAATCATGTCCGTCTCCAACCTCATAGGCCCCATCCCCACCTCCATCACCACCCTCGACCTCAACCACCTCCAAATCTCCAACATCTCTCTTTCCGGCACCATTCCCGCCTTCCTCTCCAACCTCAACAACCTCATCACCTTGGAACTCTCCAACTGCAACCTCTCTGGACCCATCCCACCCTCCCTAATCTCTCGTATGCCCAACCTCGACGGCCTCACCCTCTCCGGCAACTCCCTCAACGGTTCAATCCCGCACTCTTTCTGGTCCTTCTCCAACCAATTCCTGTATCTCGATCTAGCGAATAACCGTCTCTCGGGGTATATACCAAAGTCGTTAGAGAATCAGAATGTGGCGTTTGTGTTCCTGAACGATAACATGTTTGAGGGTGATGCGTCCTTCTTGTTTAAATCAAACAGGAGCACAAGGATAGATCTCTCGAAGAACAAGCTGGCATTTGATTTTGGAAGAGTGGAGAGCTTCAATGACCTCTTGATCGCGTTGGATCTGAGGTACAACAAAATATATGGCAAGATTCCAGAAGCGATAAAGTCCCTCCACGTTGAAAAGTTCAATGTGAGTCACAACAATCTGTGCAGTAAGATTCCAACCGGAGGCGTCTTGTCCAGTATCACCGATGCGTCTGCGTATGCTCACAACAAGTGCTTGTGTGGCACTCCGCTTCTACCCTGCAGCAGAGACAGTTAA